TTTTGTTGGTGTCTTAGGTGGTTAAACAGGTTTCTGCCGTGTTTCTTGTTTGCTAAAGTAAACTGATAAATCCATTCACCACTTAAAGGAAATATCCCTTTCGCTTAGCATAGCCGCTGATTTGTTCAGGACTCCACTCCTGTTTTAGCTTCTCGATAATAAATGCCTTAACCTAATCATTGGCTTAACATACTTTGGTTTATCGCGCTGTCGGTCATCAGCATACTTTTGAGCATAGTTTGCTTTATAGGTCCAATAACCTAAACGCGTTCGGACAAACGTTAGATTGCGATTA
The DNA window shown above is from Legionella sp. PC997 and carries:
- a CDS encoding helix-turn-helix domain-containing protein, producing the protein MGYKHLDYLKRCKIQAFVHAGYTQQQIADEIGVHKSTISGELNRNLTFVRTRLGYWTYKANYAQKYADDRQRDKPKYVKPMIRLRHLLSRS